Genomic segment of Nilaparvata lugens isolate BPH chromosome 6, ASM1435652v1, whole genome shotgun sequence:
CAagagcaaagtgaaatggttacaaataactggtaaatagattaaacaaaaaacacagtgcggttacagtaggcctaacttagtTTGTTGTTTAGTTCAACAATGagttaaaatatttctgaaaataattttcagctgataatttcttttaaatatttttttatttgaaacaaaatgaatcagctgttttgtaacagctgttatttaaatccattttttatttgcaatcagctacaacctatgagttattagttttctcctcataaaacagcaaatttttgcgGTGtgatgtactacataagaatacattttattcaactttcattcaaatttagtttacacagcttacatgattcttttcagaattaaattctctacaatttttgttgcaaaaaattatttgtttactggttaTATGAAAGAAAGGtattgggcatcaaacataGAAGTCAGTGTTTATCTACTTAAatattttgcatatttcaacttttttatcaaaaactactcacactacagcttccagactagttttattcaatttttcagatatttttccatatgaatccagcataagtttttcaaaaacttgtcCCCAAATAATTCAGCAtcagtgtatttcaccagaggaactgaattccgggggaaatctttcaccctgtatagctcgctaatgaagcatttatggatataattatgtttatgaaaactttttttctcattttcacctCTAATATCATGTATTAAATCATTTTACCacaattaagaatcaccctgtatatcacACACTGGcaacaaatttattactttatatttCTTTACTATAGAATGTATTACATactagtaaataatattatttagaattgtAATTGTGTTAATACAATTAAAAGGAAATGAATTATGGgggtttttgttttcttcatgatctatttattagttgattttatgattttttcagcatcagtgtatttcaccagaggaactgaattccgggggaaatctttcaccctgtatagctcgctaatgaagcatttatggatataattatgtttatgaaaactttttttctcattttcacctCTAATATCATGTATTAAATCATTTTACCacaattaagaatcaccctgtatatcacACACTGGcaacaaatttattactttatatttCTTTACTATAGAATGTATTACATactagtaaataatattatttagaattgtAATTGTGTTAATACAATTAAAAGGAAATGAATTATGGgggtttttgttttcttcatgatctatttattagttgattttatgatttttttactcagaaataaatatggcagtctagcaagtagtcaaatagaaaatgcatgaaatatttttttctgaataccCAATTTCCAGTAAGTTACAATAATCCAGAAGAGAtgaagaaaatttttttttgacttgaatttttattaatgaactaatattatatgaatagattgaattattaatatatgaataggtgatttaataattatttgatttggaatttcatttataattgaaaaaaatgtataacagTAATTGATGGAGCCTCATTTAATCATTGATGAAAAATAGATCTGGAGGGATATCATCATCAGATTATTTGACAATGTGTAATACATTGACTCgtttattcattcatgcataaataaaaataatataattccaaacttattatgaattattgggAAAGGAACTACAGCTTTTCTGTTGATATCAGCAGCATGAAATAATACTGAGGGGGGAAATTATGGAGTACTGCAGTACCAcacagaaatagttatttgtgcaactagtgctcaaagtgacagtttgctgcaccaaaagaaacgtttactcaggaatggcttcttgagtgcagcagaggaactttgcgcacgtatttcacattaaatttttcctacagttaccattgaatatgaaaagtgggtaattatggataaaatgatggctgaaatccatcaaatgtttgtgtgtgtgatgctgttattaataacaactttaattcatttaaaaatcaataatccaattgaagttgaaaagtctcagccaaagttctcactTTAtccattcaagaatcaaaaaaatacagataaaaacaaaaagttcgcattcaaaatacacgccaaaaGCTGGTTTGGAtgactgcaaaatggctgaaccgacaagcacgcgacctagcgggaagaatcgtaacTAACTTCGttctttcatccagctaaaaacagtattcagatattcagaattatgattaactagaattaccgaaaaatactataagtaaactaaaaaatatttataataaacatagacaacagaaaatattttattgtagtatattctaatgttattttattaattttattgacatggatttcgaacggtaattatttaacctgaaaattcgaatttcaaaatgtgtgtttgctacatttctcattgcttggagttgaaataattattactgtcaagagaaaataaacattatttattatcaaatgatgacaatttattatttaattatgatttagataaacattattcttgttttggatttctagattgggatttcaTTATAAATGTAGGGTAcatagccattgaaatgattctcatctaaatctagccacagtcattgttaccaacttaatttttgttttcgtgcactaatcctccatataacccaccaactattttgtgttgccatgtttcaaatctggagtgcagaaaaattttttcccgcactagagcggaaaagtgattctttgcgttctgtaatcagtgcagaaatggccacttttcaaggtaactgtaggaaaagatatTATCCTTTTTCCTCTCTTAGAAGTTACTGTACTAGTGCGCGATTCACTGTATGTGTGTCCATGTGTGtgcttcataaaattgaaaacacaGCACAGCAGAGcaatgaattgaagaactaactGTAAGTCACCCATTTTACCCCGCTCCACACCGCTCTACTCTTACTTCTTCTCTGTGGAACAACTGAACTGAATTATATTATCAGtgccttagaccagttatagaacaGACACgttgggaagtctagcctctgaagccaacatctactgccatatctccaaatcgtgacgtcatcatcggatagaaaacttcagattgtgtctatttcagaaggatgtgaattattatccattaaaaTGGTAATCTcagctgcgctcccgctgaaatagacacaatctgctatgaaaaacaatgtaaacaaactctacagcaAAGTTAAGGAACTATAAAGACTGGGTACAcgcagtcgccattttgagtcACAGCATAGCATTCCATTCAACTGCTTGTAATGCTTTGCTTTGACAGTGgtgattatattttgatatttttaataattctaattcattATGGTGGGGTGCTCGGCACCAAATTGTGCCAATAAAACAGAGAAAGGGTTTCGCTTGTTCACATTTCCTACAGATGAAAAAAGAAAGGCAATTTGGCTTCAAAATTGCAGACTTGATAAATGGAAGCCAACATCAAATTCCAGACTTTGTGAGGTGAgtataacttaatttattcatttgattttaaagaattagaataaaattattttataaagcatTGTAATGTcctaattaaattttaataactttattATTCAACATTAAAAGTAATGATGCTTTCGGTTCCCAATTTTAaggttataaattattaaactaACTTAGttcaaaaatttatttgtttatttcattacggtaaatgaaatattattacaggatgaaaataatacttataatagaaataatacttattataattatacttGATATTGAAATCTATGAGAAAACATCTGCAATTAACTTTTCAAGATATCTTAAAAACATCCCATCATTTGTTTAATTGgccataataaataattatggtacataacaaataaataatatctggGAATTTGGAAGCATAGGCAGATGTTAGATTATACTTTTGCTTTATATTAATACGGGTTGATTACCTTTCTATCCTCAgctgttctaattttattctatacaGGACCACTTTGAAGAAAATCAGTGGGAGCTCCATCGAGCAGATGAGTGGAGAAAGTTGAAGCCAAATGCTATTCCAACTTTATTTAATGTTCTGAATCCACCAAAAAAGCTTATATCAACAAGGCGGTCAACTTACAAGGTAGGTGAAAATAAGTTATAGATTTTTTTGATTGATTTTCTTTCTGAGGGTTGTGCCCACATGatctcttaggcttgtgcgagGGTAATGAGAGGGTGATGACTGGCGCCTTATCACGTTCTCCAATGAGTTATCACTTTCTCCACTCTGATAATCCTTCAACTTTAAGCCTGATAAGCTCAATAAAGTTTTTCAATGCTCATTGATGAAAAGTTTATAAACTTTTAAGAGCTGTATCTCAATACATTTTAGGCCTACAATAACCACCTTGGCATGGATAGTGACTATCTTTCACTGTTATACAGAGTATCTCAAAAGTACCACCCCAGTGCCACCACGGTATTCTCCAAGCAAAAACGAACAAAAAATCTCATTTGCAAAACATCTAATTCTTCTTAAATCTTTTGTAATCTGCCGAGTGTAGATTTCCTGAAGAGGGTTCCGCCCTTAAATTTTTCAGGTTGGCAGTCCTTGAACCTCTGAGTGAGTGATCTGGCAATTGATGGATTGGACTGTTAATGAATTTAATTAGTAATTTCAGATCCTTCAATAAATTAGTCTCTGAATATCAAATATttactcaaataaattatgattattgtTAAACGATGTTTATATAAACACAGATAAAAAAGATTGGAAtaaaactttttttgaaaataatatagtccGCAAATGGTGAGATTAGAATATAGGGCCTAGACAAGTTTAGCattgcatgaaacaattcaagaataaattgagttccagTGGCTAAGGAGCTGAAATTATTTTGCGTGGTTTTTGTCATTGTGTTATTTCCGGTATCAGCGTTTTTCACAGTGTGCAAAACATGTCCATATAACATGGTCTTTAGACAGCAGCAGCAACTCATAGTAAACAAGCTGTCATATAGTTGTACAAAAATGACTCATCATGAAACTTCTTATTCATGAGTGTGACTGTCTCTCCATAAAAACCCTGTAATATTAAATTCTGTatgatacaatatttttcaggaCCCATTTTTTAGTGAGATAGCTGGAGGTGCTACAATCACAGAAAATGAAACTGCTAATCTTGGTGTAGGGAATGGCACAGCATTATCTCATGAGGCAAGTATAAAACAAACGTATAAAACTGCTCTATTACCATATAATTAATCATGTCAGCTTTTAATTCGAGGAAAATTAATCTTCTTCTACATCTAATATACAATTTTATATTCATCATACAGAGTATTTCACAAGGAATGTCCAATACTTCTCAGGCTGATTCCCAACCCGACACCCAGTAGTAAAAAAGTATCATGGGACATAtccaaatttcaaaaacattctgtataaatatgtaggcctacattgaaAACATACAGAAGAACATTTTTCATGATATATCTactatttgtgatatttttaattaataaactaACAGTATAATACATATCATAACtagattattaataaaatttatttatcatagGTTTATCAATCGAAGTCATGTATTGAAGTGTTCATTTACTATAGTCTAAACTTCTATCATTATATTCCTTGTCATTTACACTTATTATCAACAATTTATCTCAATAAATCATTAACATAATTTCACGTCAGGAATCAAAACTTTTATTCACGTTCACACAAAAACTTATTattcaaaacaattattttccaatagttttttctcaaatatgTTTTGTCTCCTTAGCaacttgaacttgaactttTTATCAGCAACTTGAACTtcgtttcttcttcttactACAGTCTGTCCAGACTGCCATGAGTgctgaaagattaagccgaccctcgctcccccacgcgcaggcacacacgcccggcctacctgcgccattattattattattattattattattattattattattattattattattattagcttatggctttgaatggtggggagacccaagggtagttccacctcgccgtatatagtccaaagttccctaatgggaaaccggacactaaggttatagtgagcacaatactttaaatttacctTCGCCatagatatactatgtatactatgtagtatacaggtaggcagaccgtccctttactcacacacacaaactgaGACTGTGATTGTatgtgtgagtagtaggagggtcggcctaatccttcagagctcatgcctgTTAGGACagagtataattatatttctatcaaACTTTATTAACTTGTGAACCACTACATCTTTAATGATATAGTCTacaacaatattcattttttgtttcagGCATTTCCTGCTGGGGAGGAGGAGCAAATAAAGCAACTCAAGAATGAAGTTGCATCACTGAAGGAGGAACTTCAGAAGAAGGATTCAATGATGAAATCGTTTTTGAATAAGGAGCAAATTGCTGCATTGCAACAAACACCCAACAAGTGGAGTGCTGAGTCTATCCTTCTAGGCTTGAAGCTTCGATTCAGCCTGGGTGTCAATGGCTACAATTTCCTAAGGGAAACGAAATATCCTCTGCCTTCCATTGCCACTCTGAATCGACACTCAATTGATTCCAATAAGAATCGGAAACGTAAGGCTGAAATGTTTGGAACTTCAtccaaaaaaagaaaaaaacttaGTTAGGATATGACCTGTAATATTACTCAATTACTTCTTAACATTTATGAAATCAGgcctact
This window contains:
- the LOC111049237 gene encoding THAP domain-containing protein 2-like, producing MVGCSAPNCANKTEKGFRLFTFPTDEKRKAIWLQNCRLDKWKPTSNSRLCEDHFEENQWELHRADEWRKLKPNAIPTLFNVLNPPKKLISTRRSTYKDPFFSEIAGGATITENETANLGVGNGTALSHEAFPAGEEEQIKQLKNEVASLKEELQKKDSMMKSFLNKEQIAALQQTPNKWSAESILLGLKLRFSLGVNGYNFLRETKYPLPSIATLNRHSIDSNKNRKRKAEMFGTSSKKRKKLS